In Hallerella succinigenes, the following are encoded in one genomic region:
- a CDS encoding nuclease-related domain-containing protein has protein sequence MGETQSAQIRSACVILLGYHYQVERQKILDGKGPLLETSPKSSYLLRKTERYLIREGLVIGAAFGLCIAYLLWYAYKAFFVYDYSSLADLNWLAWMIVVVGAVLMLVAGYFVIIRPLDKIINYLDSKIASFKKGFEGEDHVVDALRESLDGSCHIFRNLHFNGRKEDIDIALVSPWGVFAIEVKNRFGTFEYSGSDFYEKRKGGYEKVADDSNPIKQARRNAAALKEFLDPDFNRNKEHAFVEPIVVWANPEIKVYRKKPADSQDPHSQETKCWRIEDLSFELDSIRCKKLLSEKAQREIIKKLEGCY, from the coding sequence ATGGGCGAAACCCAGAGCGCCCAGATTCGCTCGGCTTGCGTCATTCTGCTGGGTTACCATTATCAGGTTGAACGCCAGAAGATTCTGGACGGCAAGGGCCCGCTGCTGGAGACTTCTCCAAAGAGTTCGTATCTGCTGCGCAAAACGGAACGTTACCTTATAAGGGAAGGTCTCGTGATTGGCGCTGCCTTTGGGCTCTGCATTGCATACTTGTTGTGGTATGCATACAAGGCGTTTTTCGTGTATGATTATTCGTCGCTTGCCGATTTGAATTGGCTTGCCTGGATGATTGTCGTCGTTGGTGCGGTGCTCATGCTTGTTGCAGGCTATTTTGTAATCATAAGGCCCCTCGACAAGATTATCAATTATCTCGATTCCAAGATTGCGTCGTTCAAGAAGGGGTTCGAGGGCGAGGACCACGTTGTCGATGCCCTGAGGGAATCGCTGGACGGCAGTTGCCATATTTTCAGGAATCTGCATTTTAACGGCCGCAAGGAAGATATCGACATCGCTCTTGTTTCGCCGTGGGGCGTGTTTGCAATCGAGGTGAAAAACCGCTTTGGGACTTTTGAATATTCCGGCTCCGATTTCTACGAGAAGCGGAAAGGCGGATACGAGAAAGTCGCTGACGATTCCAACCCGATTAAGCAGGCGAGGCGCAATGCCGCGGCCTTGAAGGAATTCCTTGACCCCGATTTCAACCGGAACAAGGAACATGCGTTCGTCGAGCCGATTGTCGTGTGGGCGAACCCCGAAATAAAGGTGTACCGCAAAAAGCCGGCGGATTCCCAGGACCCGCACAGCCAAGAAACCAAGTGCTGGCGAATCGAGGATCTTTCCTTTGAACTGGATTCCATCCGCTGCAAAAAGCTCCTTTCCGAAAAGGCCCAGCGCGAGATAATAAAGAAACTGGAAGGTTGCTATT